A stretch of Capsicum annuum cultivar UCD-10X-F1 unplaced genomic scaffold, UCD10Xv1.1 ctg61084, whole genome shotgun sequence DNA encodes these proteins:
- the LOC124893530 gene encoding vacuolar protein sorting-associated protein 28 homolog 2-like, producing MILDLPLCANNSKQTSNLIVFGSIFIVNRLLDCSAALNRLVTSGAPAIVEHRAAVATSAVSSASVVAECVQNFITAMDSLKLNIVAVDQVHPLLSDLSSFLNKLFILPADFEGKTKMREWLSRLSKMGAADKLTEQ from the coding sequence ATGATATTGGATCTGCCTTTGTGTGCTAATAACAGTAAACAAACTAGCAATTTGATCGTTTTTGGGAGTATATTCATAGTAAACCGGCTTTTGGATTGCTCTGCTGCCTTAAATCGGCTTGTGACCTCTGGGGCGCCTGCCATTGTGGAGCACCGTGCCGCCGTTGCAACTTCAGCTGTATCCTCAGCTTCTGTTGTGGCTGAGTGTGTGCAGAATTTCATCACTGCCATGGACTCTTTGAAGCTGAATATCGTCGCTGTTGACCAGGTCCATCCCCTTTTGTCAGACCTATCATCTTTCCTAAATAAACTTTTTATTCTGCCAGCTGATTTTGAGGGGAAGACAAAGATGAGAGAGTGGCTCTCAAGGCTATCAAAAATGGGAGCTGCAGATAAGTTGACAGAACAGTAG